The genomic interval ACAATATGTGAATAGTCACGTTAATTCATTTAACATGTTAACTAATATGGAAGTTAGTAGAATTATAATAGTCACGTTGTTGATCTTCTCAGGTACGTCTGGTgttatagaaaaaatataattataatgcaaaGCATAATTATTGGTTAAAATTTGGTAATATAagatacataaattaaaataatatttatttaaataactacTTAATAGTGTACCTTTTTGTAACGAAATAATATATGCCAGTGTTTGTAGAAAAAAGTATTGGTGCGGATGCACGTGGATATTGGCAACCCAGCAAGCTTCTGTTAAGGTCAATTCCATTCTCTGTGGTACAAGAGAAAGACGCATCAATGGACTCAGCGGCTTACAATGAGATAAATCGAAGTCCTCCGTTTACTGACAAGGGATTTAAATCAAAACAGAAAGTTGATCTTAAAGACCAAATTCGTAGCAGGCCTTTATCCGGACCAAGTACGGTACAAAACGAAACAGCTGGACTAGTTTTATCGAGTAATGAGCCCTCTGCCTATGAAAACAATGGCCGCGATCATGCGTTAGACAAGCGGTTGACAGAGCTGAATTATACGGCCGCATTCAATGAATTCATTGAAGACAAAATAGTTGGCGGTGTTTCTACTGAACCCCGCGAATGGCCTTGGCAGGCCTCTATACAGTATCTAGGCGACGATCGGCGCTGGTGGCATTTCTGTGGCGGAAGTCTGGTCTCTCCACGATGGCTGGTCACTGCGGCACACTGCGTGGAACGGCTTCAGTAAGCTCGAAAATTGTTTAATCGTTGTATGCTTTATTATaatgatttaaacatttttgtgtaaaaaaatgtatgaaatgtTGTAAGATAGATATAGACTTGCTTCTTGCAAATCAGAAACACATAATGTTATACATGTAAATGCTTATGCACGTGTGTTGTTATGTGTTGGTGATGTATGCACCAATgtattgtattttgttgaaacaaTCGTTGGCATGTTTGTTTTTGCGATGATTTTATTGCTACTATCTTTTAAGGTTCTTTTCCTTTAAATATCGCTTGTGGATTTAGAATACACACCGACCTGcatatgtaaatatgtacatcCATGTATAGCTCTACGTTTTACGCCATTTTAGGGATTATACCATCCGGGTTGTAGTTGGCGAGTATCGGCTTAGCGTATTGTCTCACCAAGAGCAGGTTGTCAACCCAGAGAAAATTTTCATGGTAACCTGAAATCCATCATTTTTCCATATTTATAAATAACGAAGCAATCAATAATTGCACTGTGTGCAAGAAAGGTAGGAATCACAGTCATCGCTGTATTATGCGCGGAAATACTTTTTGAATTTGGCCAATTTCGTGGGATAAGCGGTTTCCAACGTATCCGCAGCATTACCGGCGGAACATATTTCATTCCTATCGCATATATGATTGGCGTTCGGTTAACCCTACAAGGTTTCAATGACCTTAGATAGCACAGATGCCCTTTTTGGACGTTACAAATAACGTATGTAAACACGTAGCCGTAAAACCAAAAGTGTTTTTACGGTTAACATTTATCACTAATACAGTATGTATGAACgttattaaatagtattttggCGACCTTTTGCATAATTGTTAACGAATATTCTGCTTGATGGCAACACAACTTTCTAAAAGTTAATATAACATCTACGCCTCTACAAACAATACTTATATAGAAAGATTGACAAAGTTTGCGCATTTTATATGTGTAACTTGCATGCATGATTGCAAATTATGATCACAGCATGATATAACGTGTCCATGAATTAAAACGAATATAACAACTTTTGTTACTTGCTTAAATCTGTCATAATTATTACCTAAACGCATTTATAATTTCTTAAGAAACACTGCATGCATGGATTCAATAAACTCGCATATGTTGAACACAATCGTTGAACCATTACATGACTCTATTTATGCACCTATTACAATCATACCAACACCACGTGAACACTACGTTAATGATAGAAACAATAGCAGCgatcttgttgtttttttcttttccagCACGGATACTTCGATACAGTGTCCTATCTGTATGACATTGCCATGGTCAAGCTGGTACACAACGTTTCTATTAATTGGAATGTGCAAGTGATACAGGCCATAACCCCGAGACAAGACACGG from Dreissena polymorpha isolate Duluth1 chromosome 1, UMN_Dpol_1.0, whole genome shotgun sequence carries:
- the LOC127853835 gene encoding elastase-1-like, with product MLTNMEVSRIIIVTLLIFSEKSIGADARGYWQPSKLLLRSIPFSVVQEKDASMDSAAYNEINRSPPFTDKGFKSKQKVDLKDQIRSRPLSGPSTVQNETAGLVLSSNEPSAYENNGRDHALDKRLTELNYTAAFNEFIEDKIVGGVSTEPREWPWQASIQYLGDDRRWWHFCGGSLVSPRWLVTAAHCVERLQDYTIRVVVGEYRLSVLSHQEQVVNPEKIFMHGYFDTVSYLYDIAMVKLVHNVSINWNVQVIQAITPRQDTENNHANCHIAGWGNVIGSTTDVFLSDILLQSPMKVLLHSECSVHNYDLSNSQLCVFSHVASACMGDSGGPLVCAMGSEWRLTGVASWISSSTCAPSYPNVYTRLSFYMDWMNTVINSK